gaggctggggtcTTCTGTTCTGGCAGTGATGGTCTACTCTAACCCCAGGCCAGGCTCTCCCTCACAGCTCTAGCTTTCATCTGACCCCAGGACACCCTCTGCCCCCTTAAGCCTAAAGGTGAAAACAGTTTTCCATTCTCGGGTGTCTCAACACCTTTTACTTCCTTAGTCTCACTTGCACCTCTGTAAACAGtccatttattaaataactcAGACTCTTATCCAAGTGTGCTGTCTGTTTTCTGCAAAGACCCTGACGGGTCAGAactgcattgtttttctttccctcctcactGTCCTGGATTCCGTGCAGCATGCTGCCAGCATTGTGGAGGGTCTGCTGTCCCCTTACGTGCAGCCTCAGATTCCAATTCCTGATTCCTCTCATATTCCTGTTTCATTGAATGACAGCGAAATCTACTTAGTCACACAAATTTCTAACCTTAGACTATTCTGCCTTTTCTCATCATCTGTCTGTTACCAAAGTTATCTCTTGAAACATAAATCTCATGTTTTTGCTCCCTTGACTGTAATTTATCAATGGTTCCCAGAAGCCCACAGGATAGAATCTATTCTCTTAGCGAAACCCATCATAACCCTCTCTGCAAATAACCTTAGTGGGTTTGAAGTACAATAGAGAAAAATGCTGAGGTTGAGATTTCTTCACTGTCTTACAACTAGGAAGTGGTTGGAGTTGAATCTGGAAGCCAGTGAAGCCTATTGAAGCCAAATCCTAtggtctttctcttcccttctctgacTTTGTCTCTCCTTTGAAATCCAGCTCAGCTGCCACTTTCTTCAGTggttactttctgtctctgcttgCTCAGCATTATAGTTCATCCCAGTTAGGGTACTCAGTAGTACTGGGTTAACCCATTCCCATGTCTGCTTACCCTACTGGACAGTGAGCTGTGCATTGCACTCCTGTTTCGTTCCTACTGCCTGGCTCAGTGTTCAACACAGAAGTAggtcttaataaatgtttgttgactgaatacACAAGTTTGTCTCACCCCATATGCACCAAGTATGGATGTgaacacagtgcctagcacatacaaacattttaaactaAAGATGGAGGAATTGCTACCTTTCTTTATAGATAAGTAGAGCAACCACCTCCTTACTCTGCCCCCACTGGATCATTGCTTCCTCTTTTGTCTGATGCTGCCACTCCCACAAGTGTCCTGAGCCCTGTTCTCCATGGTCCCCCTCCTGCAAGCAGCGATCACAGCTGGAGACAGCAACACGGATCTGGGGGACTTCTACTTTTGCCTGTGAGGCAGTCAGCTTAGAATGAAGGCAACTAAGAAAGACcatgggaaaggaaaggaaaaaattaccaAATGGACAAGGGAAATCCTGACATGGCTTGAAGTAACAGGAAAGACCCTAGGAATGATGGGAAACTGAGTTTACAATCCAAATAGCCCTAAGGACAAAAGGATAAAGAAGTGGCTGCTATTGGGTGAGGCTTGATAGTCTGATCAGTTTGTTCTGGAAATCCTACTGGGAAGATGTCACACCTATCCTTTTACACACACCTTCGAGTCATACATGTGTACACTTAGAGTCTTCCAGCTCCTCAAGCCCATACAGGGCTGGTCCCGTAGTGGCTCACATTTACCTGTGTGGCAGTTGTGCAGCCAGACCCGCTGCCCGTCATACTTGCAGCGGCACTGCATCATGTTGTTGGAGAAGTCTGACTCGGCCACCTCATATTTGGGATTCACCACCACCTGGAACAAGAGGAGGGGACAACTGAAAACAGGTGCTCTGACTTCTGAATGAGTTTATAGTGACTGTAATAATCCTTTACATTTTGTGTAGTCCTACAAagcatgcttatttttttttttttttgcttcattaatCCTTGTAGTCAACCCAGGAGGTAGGCCTTAATGGCCCTCTTCTACAGATGGGGACTGAGAAGCTGTGACCACCTACTGCCCATTCAatcaggactcaaacccaggttCTCTGGGTCCTGATTCAGTATTCTTTCCCCTACAGCACACATAGCTCCTTCAAGTGCCAGACCTGCTGGAGACCCTGACCTTATGCACTCTTCCTTCATTTGACCTCAGGGAAGTTTCTGAACATTGGAAGGAAAGAGAGTCTCTGTGGAGAGTCCCTATAAGCCCCCTTACCTGAAAAATATAGTCCCCAGGGCCCACATCTGTGATATCCACCCACTGGCAATCAATGTCATGCCGGTAGGTGTCCCAGCAGCCAACGGTCACTCCCTGTTCTCCGAAGTTGGCACATGCATAGCGCCGCTGCAGTCCTGTACGGAAGAGTACTGAGTTATTGAGGCACTGGTTTAGGTATTGGGGACCAAGCACTCTGCTAGGTCGTTCACGTACTTCATCATTTATTCCTCTGACCAGCCTTACCAATCGGACCCTATGTGCAATCAGATTAGGGacctgaggttttgctgtgtataatgtatacttttgcccagatttttgagggaaaaataaggatgcgcattatttATGGCTATGATGGTTACAAAACATAGATGTAATAATTCTGTGTgtaagccctagctggcatagctcagtggattgagcacgagctgtgaaccaaagcatcgcaggtttgattcctggtcagggcacatgcctgggttgcaggccatggcccccagcaactgcacattgatgtttctctctctctctctctctctctctctctctctctctctctttctccctcccttccctctctaaaaataaataaataagattttttaaaaaatcctataaatataaaaatatttttttaagatttcatttatttatttttagagagggaatggagggagaaagagagagaaacatcaatgtgcggttgctgggggtcatggcctgcaacccaggcatgtaccctgactgggaatcgaacctgcgacactggttcgcagcccacgctcaatccactgagctatgccagccagggcttaaaaatatttaaaaaataataataactctgtgtgtaatgcacacaaaaatgtgggtgcacattatacatgggagtgcattgtacacggcaaaatacagtaaataaccTGCCTCGGCATCAGAGCCAGAATTCCTGCTGACCATGAATCCAGCACTGTAACAAAACCCATCTGTGACAGGTTATTTCTTTGCAtgctcacaggggtgtccaacctcttggtgtccctgtgccacactggaagaagagttgtcttgggccacacattaaatacattgggacacataatcacacaataatcgcataatattttaagtaaatccatgattttgtgttgggtcgcattcacagccatcctgggctgcagtccacaggttggacacccctgctatagTGGAAATCCTTGTAGGCCTAGGAAATGTGGTTGGAAGATTCCGGCTCTTCTGTGCTGACACATttgtccgtccatccatccatctagcCCTCTAAGGAGGCAGTATTTACTATGCCATCCCTAAGGGCTAGGAATTGTGGGTGTGCAAATTGGAATCAGTCCATGCCTTCAAAGAATATAGCAGAGATCAGATGGGTCTGTGACTATTATCCAAAGTATAGAagaattaagcattttaaaaccAGTTTAAAGTGTGTCGGGAAtgtagcccttgctggtgtgactcggttgtttgagtgccagcctgcaaaccaaaaagtcaccagatcgattcccagtcagggcacatgcctgggttgtgggccaggcccctcgagaggggtgcatgagaggcagccacacatcaatgtttctctccctctctttctccctcccttcccctctctctaaaaataaataaaatcttttttaagtgtGTTGGGAATGTAGAGGAAGTATTTAGAGACCTTCCACCTAAGATCTCATAAGGTAAAATATTGATCTTTTTGCATTGCCCTGAGTGTTGTTTGTTAGTTGCCAAGCCAGAGTCTCCAGGTGCCAAGGGTTATTGAGCAAGGCAGAGAGGACCCCAAAGGGGTGAGGAATATAACATGGGAAGGATATGCTGACAGGAAATGACATACCTGCGGGGCAGTTTGTGTCCTCTAGACAGAAGCTGGCCTTGTGCCCTTCAGCCACCTTGGAGCCATTGAGAGTGAGTAGATCATAGTGGGTGAAGACCTCGATGCTGTGGTAGTGCCTGCAGAAGAGGCAGAGCTGTCAGTCTGGCAACAAGAGATCATCCTCTCTGGAGAAGTTCACAGGGAAGATTGAGGCACTAGGCCCCATCATTACCCAGAGGAGAATGTTATAATAGCAGGGCAGTGCTTGTCTGTCAAACCCAAGATTAGTGACCTATGGCCTACTTCCTGCTCCCCTATCCAGCAGCAAGGGACAGCCTCCCCATCACCTAGGGCCTTAATCCAGGTGAGAAGTGAAGGCTCTGTCCTGGCAGCCTCCAGCAGGCTGGTGCCTGGACTCAGGGCCTAAAtgggaggtggaaggaaggggcaCTTGTAGGGACCAGCCTAGAAGCTGAGCTGCTGAGGAGGGTGCTTACTCTGCTCCCTGTCAGCCTGGGAAATTGCTACCATTGTTTCCAATCCAGTTCTAATGACAACTCTGTTCATGCTATAGGGAAGGGTGCTTATTATCTCAGCAAGGCCAAGTCCCCGAGTCACTGCCCATTCCTCTCAGCTTTCCCGCCCACGGCTGTGTCCTAAAGAAAACCACCACTTTTCTATTCTGCCTTTGTCACAGGCATTGTCTCTCCTTCTGTCTGGGCTGGGCACTCCTGGTAGGAGAGAACGCTCAGTGTCTCCTTTTAGTACCAGTGTTCACACTCTCCTTTGAGGACCTTGCTTTTGCAGCTGCAGAAACCAGCAAGCTTTTGCTGCAGAGCCAGCATCTGGATTGGGATATCTAAAGACAAGGCCTAAAGttcaacataaaaaaatccagtATCATTCTGACAGAGACCCGTTCTGCTGGTGGCAACTGCTGTGTTGGATGTCACTGTGGGAAATGGACCCCATGAGCACCATCAGCATGGGGACATCCAGGGTCAGTGAGAGAGCAGTGCACAGGGCAAGCTGGTGTCACTGGGACTCCCCATTGCCTCCTAAGTGCACACCCCTCCCGGGAAGGTGTGCCCGAGGCCAGAAAAaatcaggctggcctggcccctGGACTCTGCGTTTTGTGCCTGTAGGACCATGGCGTGGGCGGGCACTGACCTGTGGCACTGGTGCCAAATCCAGCTGTGGCGTCCTGTCTTGGGACGGAAGTCTGCCCGGCCCAGGTTGTGAATCTGGGAGGAAAAGCGCAACAGGCGCCGGTGTCCGTAGGGCCAGTCCATGTGGTCAGCGGACTGGGAGAGGCAGTTCTCTTCATGGGCACAGTAGAGCAGGCTGAGTGGGCGGTCCTCCAAGTAGGCCGTCTCCTGCACCAGCTGGGCGTTCATCACAAGGTCTGGAGCACCTGGGCCGCAGAGGGCACGGTAGGGGTGCACAGGCTGACAGACTGCTCAGTGCTCCCCCCGTTCCCTTCCTGTCACAGTGTTCCTGTTACCACCCTTCCAGGAAGCCACATGTCTCTACCATCGCTATCCCCCACTCCTGAGGGTTCAGGAACGTGGAGATCCACAGCCGTTGCCATGTAACATCAAGAGAGAAAATGTGCTTGCTCTAGGTGCTTGCCCGTGCGAAAGCGGGGTTCCAGTTCAGATTTTTGGCGGAGGCCTCACACAGGTGAGCCTGTGTGCTAACTACAGTTTATTGGATGGgcactgagggtgggggtgggcatatGTCTGGTTTGCTATATAATGCCTGTACTGTCACGAAACATGCTCTGGAAATTCCTGTGGTATATTTTTGCAGAGATCCAGGGTGTGCCCACTGACAAACCCTAGAGTCcccaagggaaagaaagagagctttcagagagaatgagaagaagagagaggaaaggaaagaaatgagaaaatcacAGAGGACAAAGAAGGACGGCCACAGAAGTGGCAAGTTAGCTGTCCTAAGCTGTTGTGAAGCCTCAAACACGTTCAGGAGCAGAGCTGCCATTCCAAGCAGAACAGAGAGGGGTACATGTTTTCAGGAAGGGGAGCGAGTGGGGAGCAGGCCCCCCAGTGTGCGTGAGCCTTGGTATAGGCCCTCTCCAGCGTCCCATCGCCCTGCAGGGCAGGATGTGCTGTAAGGTCCAGGGTTCCTCCAAGGGATGCTGGACTGAGAAAGTCCTACAGCTCACTGACAACGGTTAAGGATGTCTTGGCATTGAAGCTTGGTTGGAAAAAAGGTCAAGGGGCCACTTGGGTTGGTGCCAGCCTTTGGACTGGGTAGGCGTAGTTATCTTAGCACAGGCCTGGTTGGCAGATGTCAAACAGATAGATGCTGCTGCCCCAGGAATTGGTGCATGGGACAGACTGATGCCTGGAAATGGTCTTGGCCTAAAGCCTTTTGGGTAAATCCACAGCTCAGGAGAACACACAGGGAACTTAGGCCCACGTGTTCTCACATGTTTGCACCCTCTGCAACAGCTTTCAGACTTTTTCCTCACTACAAACTGCACTAAGAAATATATTtccggagccctggctggcatagctcagtggattgaacacgggctgcgaaccaaagtgttgcaggtttgattcccagtcagggcacatgcctgggttgcaggccacagcccccagcaactgcacattgatgtttctctctctctctctctctctcaaagtaagtaaataaagtctttaaaaaaaaagaaatatatttcatgtcATGACCTAACATATGTACataactccaagaaaaaaaatactgcccTTACTAATATAACTCATTCTgttgttttctgttctgtttcttttttattttttaactataggTCATGTCACGAAAATTGAAAAATACCGTTGTGTACCCTTACATTTCCACATACCCTGTTTCAGTTCTCACAGTAACTCCATgagatgggcagggcagggtttGTGTCCCAGGGTGAGCTGTGACTTGGCCACATACAgctggtaaatggcagagctggtgTTCCAAGCCCAGCCCTCCTaccactcccccaccctgctgtccttGGCTGGGACCAGCCCTCAGAGCCCTCCCTGAGGGACGGAGGTGTAGGCTTGCTTCTGGGGGACCCCTGGCTGGCCTTGCCTGCTGTCCTTGGGCCCTGCCATTACTCACTGTCTGTGCAGGAGACTCCAGCGGAGAGGCGCCCCGTGCCGTGGGAGCAGTGCACTGGCCCGTGCCTTTGACACTGCTGCAGGGCCAGCTCGGTGCCTGAGCAGCGCACCCCACTCATCACCACTTCTCTGGCCCCTGTTGTCCCCTGCCAGTACCAGGTGTCCTGAGAAAACAGCCAGCATCACCCAGTCAGGGTTGAGAGGTACCTTTGGAATCATCTCCCTGACTCCCATCTATGGCTTTGAGCCCACCAGACTACTCCCACCATGCTGTGCCCAGCCTTAGCCTGAAAATGATGGCAGAGTCCATACCACTTTGGGCCTCTCCGATAGTAGCCATTTCTCCCATGTATTGAGGCAAAAATACACTGCCTGTGGCTCCCACCATCCCATGTGGTCCTGCTCCCATCCCTCTCCCACATGGCAGCCTTCAGCTATTTGATGAGGAGGGTCCTGTTCCCTTCCTGTCCACCCAGGCAGCCTGTCCCATTTCCCAGCCCCAGAGGGTTGTGCTCAGGGTTGGCCCGGTTCTCCAGGTTAGGTGTGCCCAGCATTGCCCAGTAGGCCAGCACGGCTGCAGATGAAGAGGCTTGTCCATTGCAGCCATGCCCAAAGCCTCTTGATTGTGTTTCTTTGACATCTTTGACTGTATTTGACGCTATCCACTTATTTCTACCAGGACTGCCGCTTGCCTGGCCCCAGCCAACGTCATTTTCCACCTGGGCTCCTGCAACACTGTATTTCCTGACTCTCTTTCCCTGTATTCACATTAGTCCCACCCCAACTGTTTGCCAAAGAGCAAggaagaaatcttttaaaaacctgcaCTGTAGGCTTTCAATGGCcttgcctctgcccctgcctcctgcaccTTCACACTTCACACCAATCGCCCTTGGAAGCCGCTCTTCACCTCTGGCCCCTGATTTCCTCTACCGAGCAGAGCTTCCTCTGGCCACAGGTCTTCCCATGGGCTGTCTGTTCCTCCTCCGCCTCATCTGCCTGACTTCTGTGAGTCTTTCCTGCAGACACAATCGCGTGCCTGTCGTGTGAACGCTGTACTAATGACTGCCTCGCTCCCTTGGCTGACTGTTCTGGGAGGCAGGAAGTAATGTCTTCATTCCCCACAGCATCCTCAGCACCCAGCATTAGACGGGCTCAGTTCCACTCAATAATTAATTGCTGACTatatgagtgaatgagtgagtgaatggttAGCAGCTGTAGCACAGGAAGTTTTAGAGCAAGACAGGGACCTACCGTGATAGCATGGTTGGCGAAACCCAGGCCGAGCTGTCGGCAGGTCACCATGGCTTCGGTGAGCCCCCAGTGGTCACTGCACACGGCCCCCCAGCGCCGGACCCCGTTCACCTCCACCTGCACCTCCACCACaccctcctcagggctgcgcccGCCAGCCAAGCGCACCTGCAATGGTCAGACATGGGTGAGGAGCAGGGCGGCCTTAGGAGGGGGCAGCTCAGGATGCCCAGGCCAGCTCACTGTGCGGCCCTGACCCGGCACCCCCCTTCTCCGGTCTGCCTCCTTCTGTGTAACGTGAGGACACTTCACCAGAGAGTCCCTAGTGTCCCTACGTGCTCCAGAAATCTGACTCAGAGTGCCTGTTCCTGGGGCTTCTATTCCAGCACTTGCCCTCCTTCTCCCTGAAATCCTACCATTAATGACAACTTGCCAGTTGCCAAGGATTTCTGCCAATAGTCCCATTCACAGTGGCACTATGAGTCcgttaaccccattttacagaagagagaaCCACGATCAGAGACACCAGAGACTTGCCCACAGTCCACGTTGGCATAACGCTTGAGCTCCGATTGCCCCTTGCAGCCTCTCCCTGACAGCCCTGtggccctctgccccaggccccttCTTCCTCAACTTAAGGGGGATCCTGAGAAGGTGTAATAGGAGAGCCATCCACCTGAAGAGCCCCATAGCCCTgaggggctgtgggccaggccaggGGAGACTTAGGAGAGGGGTGGCTGTTCGAGCTGGCTCCAGCTGGGGCTCAAAGCATGAGCACTAGCTGCCTCTTATGTACCCCTCCCCACTGGCTCCACGCGGTGTCCTGGGACTATCTCAGGGCCTTCCCAGTCCCCAGCCTGAGCCCATGCCCAGCCTGAGCTCACCTGATTCTGGAAGCCCATGTTTGGGACATTGCACCTGACAGCAGCATCATTCTCATGTTGACAACCGTTAGGGGACCCTTTCAGGGAGGGGCATTCACCGAGGGTCCGCTCATAGCCCTTGCAGCGCACCTCGCTCAGGTGGATGACCCCCAGCCctagagagtgagggagagaaatgccaTGTAAGGTTCCATCTCTGTAGCCCCACTGCTGTGGCTTCCCCTCCCCAGAGGGGGGGGATTTATGTCCTGGGCCCTGGCACCCCAGGGCAACCGAAGGATGAACCAGTGGCACATCcaggccctcccaccccaccccagtgctcCTCACTCACCTTGGCCCAGCTGGGCCCCAAAGAAGGCCTCCCGAGCAGAGCCGAAGCCAAGCTGACGGCACACGACACTGGCGGAGATGAGGTTCCACCCATGATCACAGACCGTCCCCCACTGGCGGTTGATGAGCACTTCCACCCGGCCCTCGCCCACCTGGGCCCCCGCGCGGAGGCGCACCCTTGGCTCCTACTGGGCAAACACCAGCGTCAGGGAGGACCAAGGAGGAGGCACAGGGGCCGAGCCACCGTGGGGGTCCGGGCCAGGCCCCTTCGAGCTGGGCAGAGACACTGACTGACTGCCTGCCCTTAACTGTCACCGCCAGTAAGCTGTTTTTCTCAACCTCCCTCCTTCAGCCACAAAGAGCCACCATGATGTGATGGTAAAGCGGCGTCCAGGGAGCCTTAGGATTATTTCCCTGCGCTTTACAACCCTGCCAGCTGGTCACCAGGCGAGTCCCTTCCTCTCGCCAAGCCTCTGCTTCCTCTTTGTCCTTTGGGGTTAAACTAGATCAGTGCTTCCCGAAGGGATTTGTGAAGCGATTTTAGAGACATGCAGGGACATGGTATTAATTAAACTGACTCACTGAGTGGGAAAGCTGGTTCCACTGTGTTCTCTTCCGCTCCTGCCTCTTTCTTCCAGGAGACCACCTCATGGGGGCTGCCCTGTCTGTAacacctcaccagcacttgctcaTTGCTTTTTATAACAAAGGGCCAGGCTCAGGTTCAATAGGGGGTATAGCTACAATGTAATTACTGTTTTTATGGTTACTTTCTATTCATAGCGGGTGATGTCAGCTTTCCATTTATGGTAGGGTTATATATGGTTCCTTTTAAACAAATCCAAGGTTCTACCATTCCGTTCGGGGTGCTCTCCTCCCAGTTGCACTGATGCCTTCTGGATGGGGGCCACTGTCCCTCCTCTCCCGCCTGTCCTGGAGCTCCTCCCCACCAGCCCTTCCCTGAAAGGCAGGGTCCTGCTGAGAGGGGGCCTGTGCCTCCCTGCTGGGGTGCAGACACCAGGAAACCCACCTCTGCCCTGGACTCCTTGCGCCCGGGCTTGGCTTTTGGAGGGCGGAAGCGGGGCCCTGCCACACAGCTGACCACAGTGTGCATGCCACCCAGGCAGGCCGGCTGTAGCTTGCCACGTGCTGGCGCCACCTGCACCTGGCATTTGGCTATGTggggctctgtccccaggcaGTTGACCCGGTGGATCCAGAAGGAATTCTTCTGGGTCAGGCTCTTCAGCCTGGAAGACAGGGGAGActgcgggtgggggaggggttgagggAGGCTCAGGACTCAGGAAGGCCAAGGCACTGGGGagttggggagggcaggggagggctgaggaagggaaggaaggggtgggaagggaaaggcaggggaaaggaggggaagggagggcaggggagggaggccctTCATGCCACATCCTTTTGCATCCTTCCCCAAGGGTACGCTCCTCACCTAGACTTGGGATCCTGCATCTTCAAGTTCCAGAGTTTCCTGGGTGGGAGAAAACAGGTGTGGTGTGGAGTGGGTGCAGAAATCCTACCCAGTCACCCTGGCTTTCACACTTGCCCTTGAGTTTGCACCGGACTTCACAGTTTGTAAACTCACTCACAGGTCTTATTTCAGTGCTGAGCTTcgcagcagccctgagagggtGACCACCTCACGGTAACAGTGATCTGCATTTTGtaaggaaggaaagcagggcCTGGCCAGCTCCTTGGACTGACCCCAAAGTGGGGTCTCGGTAGGGTCACTGGTCTGTCCCTGGGGCAGGCAGCCCCCAGCTTACCCTCTCCCCATTCCAGATGAAGGCAGCTTTAGGAAGCACCCTGAAAGAAGGGCCCCGGAGGAGAGGTCCTCTGGGGACAGGTGCaaattgaaagccttgctggtgGCGGCTGCCCACCCAGA
This Phyllostomus discolor isolate MPI-MPIP mPhyDis1 chromosome 5, mPhyDis1.pri.v3, whole genome shotgun sequence DNA region includes the following protein-coding sequences:
- the LOXL4 gene encoding lysyl oxidase homolog 4, translating into MTWSPLDALSQLLLLLLLDQIPPCRPQSPGTATIRLVGSGSRPEEGRLEVLHQGQWGTVCDDNFGLREATVACRQLGFETALTWAHSAKYGPGEGPIWLDNVRCLGPESSLDQCESNGWGISDCSHSEDVGVVCHPQRQRGYLSERVSNALGPQGRRLEEVRLKPILASAKRRSPVTEGAVEVKYDGHWRQVCDQGWTKNNSRVVCGMLGFPSEAPVDSHYYRKLWNLKMQDPKSRLKSLTQKNSFWIHRVNCLGTEPHIAKCQVQVAPARGKLQPACLGGMHTVVSCVAGPRFRPPKAKPGRKESRAEEPRVRLRAGAQVGEGRVEVLINRQWGTVCDHGWNLISASVVCRQLGFGSAREAFFGAQLGQGLGVIHLSEVRCKGYERTLGECPSLKGSPNGCQHENDAAVRCNVPNMGFQNQVRLAGGRSPEEGVVEVQVEVNGVRRWGAVCSDHWGLTEAMVTCRQLGLGFANHAITDTWYWQGTTGAREVVMSGVRCSGTELALQQCQRHGPVHCSHGTGRLSAGVSCTDSAPDLVMNAQLVQETAYLEDRPLSLLYCAHEENCLSQSADHMDWPYGHRRLLRFSSQIHNLGRADFRPKTGRHSWIWHQCHRHYHSIEVFTHYDLLTLNGSKVAEGHKASFCLEDTNCPAGLQRRYACANFGEQGVTVGCWDTYRHDIDCQWVDITDVGPGDYIFQVVVNPKYEVAESDFSNNMMQCRCKYDGQRVWLHNCHTGDSYRANAELSLEQEQRLRNNLI